The following is a genomic window from Sporocytophaga myxococcoides DSM 11118.
GCTACAGGAGTAGTGGGAATAGTTTAGTTCCGGATAATCCCACAAAAATTATCAGGAGAAAAAACCACTCTCAACTCTCTTCTGCTGCCACATCTAAATCTGTGCTTGCCATTGGAGATTGGTTTAAACTTAGCATTTCCAATTCAGGAGTATTTAAACTCGATTACAACTTTCTTCTAAACTCAGGCATCAATCCCTCCGACATCAATCCGAAAGAGCTCAAAATTTATGGCAATGGTGGAGGAATGCTTCCTCAAAGCAACGCAACACCCAGGTATGATGATCTTGTTGAAAATGCAATATATGTATATGGTGAAAACGATGGAAAATTTGATCCTCAAGATTATATTTTGTTCTATGGAGTTGGCCCACATGTCTGGAAATACAATGAAATTGAAAAATCATTCGATCACTCTTACAATATATACTCAGATTTTTCCTACTACTTTCTGACAACAGGCTCTGGAGAAGGGCTCCGGATCAGTAATCAGGAGTCTATTAATGGCGCTTCTGCAACAATTGAACAATTTGATGAAAGATACTTTTTTGAAAAAGATGAAGCTCAGGTAATGACCACTCCTTGGATACCGAGTGGCAGACTATGGATTGGGGATAGTTTCAATTATACATTACAAAATACTTATAGTTATGATGCTTCTGGCATTGTACCAAATAGTGATATTGTTATGAGATCAGCATCCATAGGAAGATCATCAGGCCGAACCTCATTCAATGTATCGTTAAACAATATTCCGATGGGCACGCATGAATTTACCAAATTCTTTGAAGATCCCTCTTCAGACTATCCTTACCTGGGAGAATATAAAATTGATACATGGAAAATCAACAGTTCAAACATACAGGGCAACAATATTTCCATCAAATACTCTTTCAACAAAAATGGTAAAACGGAGGCAAAAGGGTATCTGGATTTTTTCGAAATATTCATTCAGAAGAAACTAAGCATCTATGGAGATCAAACAGCTTTCAGATCATTACCAAGCCTGAATAATAACATTTCAGAATATCGTATTAACAACACTAACAATACAGAATTTATCTGGGACATTACAGATCCGCTTTTTGTTAAAAATCAAAAATATAGTTTTAACTCTGGGCAATCGTCCTTCTCTGCAAATTCATCAACATTGAGAGAATATATTATATTCAGGCCAGGTAATGTAGGCGTTCCAAATTTTGATAGTAAAATTGAGAACCAAAATTTACATGGTCTTACACTATCAGGGATACCAGACAATTTAATAATAACAACAGAAGAATTTTTAAGACCGGCAAATGAACTGGCTCAGTTTCATAAAAGCTTTGACAACCTGGACTCTTATGTTGTTACAGTAAAAAAAATATATAATGAATTTTCATCCGGTGCTCAGGATATAAGTGCTATAAGAGACTTTATTAAAATGGTTTATGACAGAAGTCAGCCTGACGATAGTCTTCGATTTGTAACCCTTTTAGGAGACTGCTCTGTGGATTACAAAAACAGAATACCAAACAATACAAACTTTGTTCCTGTATACGAATCACGCGAATCGCTGCATCCCATATTTTCTCATTCATCCGATGACTTCTATGGATTCATGGATGCGAATGAAGGTGATTGGCCGGAAAATGGAGATAATATTGATCAAATGGAAGTATGCATAGGCAGATTACCTGTCAAGACAGAATCAGAAGCCTATGAGATTATAGAAAAAATTAAAAAATACAAATCATATCAATCTTTGGGGAAATGGCGGAATAACATTACTTTGATTGCTGGGAATAAAAGTAATAAAGAACCGAATCCCAATACTTACCTAAGAACTGCAGAATCATTGGCAAGCATCATAACAAAAAATGATCAAAAATATAATATTAATAAAATTTACCTACCAGCATATCCTCTCACATATACTCCATCCGGAGCGATCTGTCCTCTGGCTAATGAAGCTATAATAAACGAATTTGAGAAAGGCACCTTCATTCTAAACTATGTGGGACATGGAAACGAAATACAGCTGGCTCAGGAAAATATTATTAATACTACTACACTTTCTACACTTAACAATCAATTTCAATTGCCCTTCATTGTAGCTGCTACCTGCCAGTTTGGAAGATATGATTATCCGGTTATACATTCTGGTATTGAGACTGCCTTTCTAAACAAAGAAGGTGGCTCAATAGGCTCATTAGCATCTACAAGACCTGTATATAACACTTCAAATGAAATTCTTAATAAAGCGTTTTATGAAGTTGCATTTTTAAAGAGAGCGACTAAATACTTGACAATTGGAGAAATTATACTTTTCACTAAAAATAATAGTGCAAATGGCATTGATAATCGAAACTATGCTTTAATAGGAGATCCCTGTCTTACTTTAAATTATCCGAAAGAGGAAATTTTTATTACCCAAATAAATGGACAAGACTCCAATGAAATAGCGGATACACTAAAAGCTTTACAAAAAGTAATGATAGAAGGGGAAATAAGATCAGGAGGCAATATAATTTCAGATTATAACGGAGCGTTGAGACTTACACTTTTTGACAAAGAAACTTCCATTACAACACTTCAATCCCCAGTCACTACATTTAACATCCAAAACAATCTTATTTATGACGGATCTGCTTCTCTAAAAAATGGAAAATTTGCAATTGAGTTTATAATTCCAAAAGATATTTCTTACCAGTACAATAAAGGTAAAATCAGTCTTTATGCTAACAATTCTCCTGATATACGCGACGGTGCAGGTTCTTCAACCAATATTATTATAGGAGGTTCAGATAAAAATGCATCCGATGACATTACCCCTCCGACTATCAAAGCTTATATGAATGATGAGTCATTTATTTTTGGAGGAATTACAAATACTAATCCAAAACTCATTGTTAATTTATTTGATGAAAGTGGAATAAACCTGGCTTCTTCAGGCATTGGTCATGAGATTTCCTTAATTATAGATAATTCGAATGAACCTATCAGTTTAAATGAATTTTATACAACTAAACTGGATAATTACAAAAATGGAACTGTTACATTTAATCTGAAAAATCTAACTCCCGGGAATCATTCAATAAAAATAAAGGCGTGGGATACTTATAATAATTCATCTGATTCATATCTTGAATTTGTTGTTGTAAACAAAGAAGAAATCGACCTCTCACAAATTATTAATTATCCTAATCCTTTCACTACTCATACGGAGTTTCACTTTGATCACAACAGATCAGGAGATGATATTGATGTCATGATCCAGATTTATACAGTGTCAGGTAAATTAATCAAAACCATGTCAGAAAGATTCTATGTCTCCCCTGTCCATATTTCAAATATATTTTGGGATGGCCGTGATGACTTCGGAGATAAAATTGGAAAAGGTGTATATATATACAAAGTTTCGGTTAAATCTCTTTCTGACGGAAATCACAAATCAAAATTTCAGAAGCTCCTTATTCTCAATTAATATTTAGGATACATCCAATGACTTAATAACTTTTAATAGATAGTGTACATACCGAATCTAAACAAATTTAGATCTTCTCAATCAATCAGTTTGAATTTACCTTTTCTAAAAAACATTAACATTTTTGAATGGTATTCGGATGAATATTGGTAATTTACAAATCGATTTTGCAAGTAAAACTTTAAAATGATTCAGATTCACTCATTCGTATTTAATCCCTTTCAGGAAAAT
Proteins encoded in this region:
- the porU gene encoding type IX secretion system sortase PorU, with the protein product MKFIQLLLIFLLAYSSKSTAQHTNKNSRILIPWGSSVTLQTKDNEIKVPDFPFAYHLESQGFLPSYHIRIYDEIVEEIEVVADSIETLDTETMELIRGIAKKKFETIISISYFKGKPVSDIFIVPIMISSGYYIKLKAFSYRYRSSGNSLVPDNPTKIIRRKNHSQLSSAATSKSVLAIGDWFKLSISNSGVFKLDYNFLLNSGINPSDINPKELKIYGNGGGMLPQSNATPRYDDLVENAIYVYGENDGKFDPQDYILFYGVGPHVWKYNEIEKSFDHSYNIYSDFSYYFLTTGSGEGLRISNQESINGASATIEQFDERYFFEKDEAQVMTTPWIPSGRLWIGDSFNYTLQNTYSYDASGIVPNSDIVMRSASIGRSSGRTSFNVSLNNIPMGTHEFTKFFEDPSSDYPYLGEYKIDTWKINSSNIQGNNISIKYSFNKNGKTEAKGYLDFFEIFIQKKLSIYGDQTAFRSLPSLNNNISEYRINNTNNTEFIWDITDPLFVKNQKYSFNSGQSSFSANSSTLREYIIFRPGNVGVPNFDSKIENQNLHGLTLSGIPDNLIITTEEFLRPANELAQFHKSFDNLDSYVVTVKKIYNEFSSGAQDISAIRDFIKMVYDRSQPDDSLRFVTLLGDCSVDYKNRIPNNTNFVPVYESRESLHPIFSHSSDDFYGFMDANEGDWPENGDNIDQMEVCIGRLPVKTESEAYEIIEKIKKYKSYQSLGKWRNNITLIAGNKSNKEPNPNTYLRTAESLASIITKNDQKYNINKIYLPAYPLTYTPSGAICPLANEAIINEFEKGTFILNYVGHGNEIQLAQENIINTTTLSTLNNQFQLPFIVAATCQFGRYDYPVIHSGIETAFLNKEGGSIGSLASTRPVYNTSNEILNKAFYEVAFLKRATKYLTIGEIILFTKNNSANGIDNRNYALIGDPCLTLNYPKEEIFITQINGQDSNEIADTLKALQKVMIEGEIRSGGNIISDYNGALRLTLFDKETSITTLQSPVTTFNIQNNLIYDGSASLKNGKFAIEFIIPKDISYQYNKGKISLYANNSPDIRDGAGSSTNIIIGGSDKNASDDITPPTIKAYMNDESFIFGGITNTNPKLIVNLFDESGINLASSGIGHEISLIIDNSNEPISLNEFYTTKLDNYKNGTVTFNLKNLTPGNHSIKIKAWDTYNNSSDSYLEFVVVNKEEIDLSQIINYPNPFTTHTEFHFDHNRSGDDIDVMIQIYTVSGKLIKTMSERFYVSPVHISNIFWDGRDDFGDKIGKGVYIYKVSVKSLSDGNHKSKFQKLLILN